A stretch of DNA from Halioglobus japonicus:
CTCCATCAGAGGTGGGAGAGAAGTGTGTATCGAAAGTGAGAAAAAGGAGTTTAAGAAGAAGTTTCGCGAGCTAATCCCACCCGGAAAGCAGATCGAAGTGCTGTGGTGGGGCAACGGCAACGCCAAAGAAATCCATCCACGATACCTGATTACAGAGCGGGCTGGCATCAAGTATGACTGGGGATTTGAAGAACCCAGCGATCACGATGACCGCGAGGGCAAAATGGACATCGATATGATGCGCAAACCCTCACTGGACGAGACCTGGGAGCAGTATGTGAAGGAGTCCAGTCGGTTAGATGTTAAGGGGCGGCTGCTCCTTAAAGGCACGGAAGCATAAAGTCGGAGGAAAGGAAGCATGAACGAACTAACGTCACTGGGGGTTGATCAACAATTATTGATCGACGAAGGTGAGCGGGAGCTTGAGGTTCTAGAGCGCCTGCTAAAGGAGATTGAGAATCAGCGGCAACTTGTTAGATCTGTTGATGTAAGAGATGCCGTCTTCAATCTTACTGAAAACATGGATCTGAAGGTCAACCCTCAGGCCAAGCTGAATGTGCTTGATGAGCTGCGTACAAGTGCATACGGAAAGGTTGTTCATGTTGAGGACGAGGACGGGAAGAGTCGAGTCTATCGTATCGCCCAGGCCAATGGTTCAGTAATCAAGAACAAGGATGGTCGCGAGTTGATGGTAGTGAACCGCCTGGCACCTGTTGCTGGGATATTGGCTCCTGCGGAGATTGGTGACGAGGTAGAGCTTCCTGTCGTTGGTACCTGTCATGTTACCGCGACTGACCTTTTGGAGCGGTACGATAGAGGGCACTTAGACGATTTTATTTCCCTCATATACTCAACTGAAAGTGATCCAGACACCGCCTTCATCCTGAAGCATGTACGTGCCTCTGTGGATAAATGGAACAGCCGCCTCTTGGACGATGCTGTATTGGACGAATCTACCGGTACAGATGGCGAGGAAGTTTTCACCGGCGATAGCAGGGCTTCACTGGGCTCGAGCTTCTATACCCGTACAACGACCAAACAAGAAGAGTTAATCAGGCGGCCTCGCCGAGGCTTGCTCATCGTCGAGGGTATCGCGGGTTCTGGTAAGACATCGGTAGCTCTCGGGCGGGTAAAGGCTCTTTATCAGGCTTCGGAGTTCTCTGAAACTGAAGATGAGTACGATGCCTTTTTCAACGATAAGTCGCAGATGGTTGGCTTTGTCCTCCACAAGCAGCTGATAAATTACCTTGAGCAGACCCTGGTTGATCTTAATCTCTCTCAAATGAAAGTTCGTGAGTTTAAGGAGTTGCAGAATGAGCTATTACGCAAGCGAGGAGGGGTTCTCAGCCTCAAGATGCCTGGTAATGCGGATGGTCGCTATAGTCGGATCAAGGCTGAAGAGCTTCCCTTCGAACAGAGTATGGCCTGGCTCAGGCTCGTTGAGAAGGAAGTGGTCAATATTTTCATGGAGAGGATTGAGACCAAGCTCACAGGGCAGACGGAATGGATTCGCGGGCTCGGGATTACAGATCTACGTATTGATCGGCTGAAGATCAATCACCGAGAGTTGCTAGAAAAGGCGTGGGAAATCGCGACAGAGTCCTTCTTGGTCTGGAAAAGGCAACTCCTGACAAGAGGCACTAGGACATTCTATGCAGAGGGTTTTGTCAGGCGCATAAAAACGGTATATGAGCGATTTTATGATCTGGTCAGTGAAGATGCTCGTTGGTACTACTACGATTCAGGTTGGCATCTGAGATCTAAACGCGATGACGAGATAGAGATTCCGTTCCAGCCATTTAATGGCCGCCAGTTCCCAAAGAGGGGCTCCGATTGGTTGAAGACGTTCCGTGATCGAGTTCGGACTCAGTTCAGGCAGTGCCTCTACATGGACAGTACAGTCGAGCACATGCCCAGGCTTTCTGATTGGTATGGAGAGGCGATAGGAAACCTGCTTGCTTCAGATTTGCCGGAGAACTTTGAACTCAATGGCATTGTCGAAAGGGTAAATGGCTCGAAATTGTCCGATGCCGATCTGAACATATTGCTCGCGATCACCAACATGCTGTCCTCTGGCTATGAGTACTCAGAGCAGGATCAAAAGCGTATTGCCGCCTACTTATCTAGTCCGCATTACTACTCGACAGTATTCATCGATGAAGTCCAGGACTTCTCTGAGATCGAAGTATATCTAATGGGTGAAGCATCCCATCCTGATCGCAAAGCAGTGACTGTGGTAGGTGACTTCAAGCAGCAGCTTTACGAAGGGAAGGTTAGTGACCTCAGTGACTGTTTCCCTTCCGCGGCAGAGAACGAGTTGGAGGTTCAGGAGCTCTTGGACAACAAGAGGCAGTGCGAGAACCTGGCGAATCACTCGGCGTACTTTAGGGCGACGATTTCTCGGTTGGAGGCGCCAAGCGATACCCCCGAGCCTATTTATGGTGATGAGCTCACAGATGAAACTATTTCGGAAGGCGAGTTGCGCACCCAGATCCTAGAGCGAATAGTCAGTACGCCAGTGGGTCAGTCTATTGCAGTGATATGTCCGACAAACGAGCTTGCCAAGGAGCTTGAAAGCGGGCTTCGAGATGATATTCAGGCCAATTTCCGAGAGAGTCAGTATTCTGAAGATAATCGAGATCTAAACAAGCCACTGTACGTGCACTTTACGGTGCCGAAGCCAACAAAGGGATTAGAGTTTGATGTGGTGATTGCTCCTTGCTTTGACCATTATGACCTTGATGTTGATCTGGAGGCGCATGCTGCTTACGTAGCCGTGACCAGACCCAAAAGTGCTCTCCATATATTGCGCGGGCAATAGTAAGAATCTGAAGCGCCGCAATGACTTTTGGCGTGCAAGGTGTATTGGAGCAGGCCAATATGCCGGCTCACCATTGGGTTACACGGTACGGCAAGGAGGCGAACGTAGGTATGTATCTATTCGCATAATAAAAATTGTATTGGCATATGAAATATTATCACCTATGAGCTAGTTTCTGTTGTCGGATCCAAAAATAACTAATAAAAACATACAGATATAAAGTTGGCACGCTATCTGCAGTGTAGATGTAAATATCATCTATAGTGGAGAAAATATAATGAGCCAACGGATAGTCATTAACCCCAACGATCCTGTGACTTGCCCGGACTGTTCCCACGAATTTCCCTTGGTCCAGGGCATTTCTCATCACCTGATAGAGCGCTATGAGGAGGAGTACGATCAAAAGCTCTGCGAAGAGCGTGAGGTACTCGAAGCCCGTGCTCTGAGGAAGGCCGAGCGCCAGTTGGCTACCCGGTTTGATGAGCAGCTCGGTGAGCTCAGCGAGAAGCTCGAGGAAGCGGAGGCTGATCGCGAAAAGGTTAAAGGGAAGCTGATCAAGGAGAGAGAAAAGGCTGTCCTGGAAGCCAAGCAGGAAGCGCAGGACGCGCTCGATGAGCTCCAAACCCAGCTGTCCGAAAAGGACGAAAAGCTCGAAGAGTTCCGCAAGGGAGAACTGGCCCTTAGGAAGGCAAAACAGGCGCTCGACGATGACAAGCGGAATCTCGAGCTTAATCTGCAACGGCAGTTGGAGGAACAGCAGCAAGCACTCCGTTCAGAGCTTGGGAACGAATTTCAGCTACGTGAGGCGGAGCTTCGCAAGAAGATCGACGATGCCCACCAGGCGAATGAAGACCTAAAGCGTAAGCTTGAGCAGGGGTCACAGCAGCTCCAGGGAGAGGTTCTGGAGCTTGAGCTCGAAGATGTCCTTAGCCAATCCTTCCCGATCGACTCGATTGATTCTGTGTCAAAAGGCGTTCGGGGTGCTGACGTAATCCAGACGGTCAATCTGAGAAGCGGTGCTAGCGCCGGGAAGATCGTCTGGGAGACCAAACGCGCCGAAAACTGGTCGAATAAATGGATTCCAAAGCTCAAGGACGACCAGCAGTCTGTCGGCGGCGAGATCGGTGTGCTGGTCAGCACAGCTTATCCGGCAAATGTCGATGAACCTTTCACGCAGATCGACGGCATATGGCTTGTGAGGCCCGAGTTTGCCAAACCGCTTGCCGATGCTCTTCGCGCCATCCTCATAGAAGCGTTTCGCCAGAAGACTGCTTCATCGGGTAAAAACGAGAAGATAGAAGCGCTATACGACTATGTGTGCTCAGCACAATTCGCCCAGAAGGTGAGGGCTGTGCTGGACGCGTATGCCGCCATGCGGGATGACCTGGAGCGGGAGAAGGCTGCCATGCAGAGGCTCTGGAAGAAGCGAGAGGGCCAGTTGGAAAGGATTACCGTCAATGTGGTTGGTATATGTGGCGAACTCCAGGGGCTTTCCACGGCGTCATTGCCGCACTTGGATGAGATTGCACCCATTGAGGTTGCATAGGCTGAACAGTCGAGCACAGGGAATATGAACGAAGAGCAGGAAGAGATCTGTCGCAAGGTCAGGGCGATTGCCAAATCGCTGGTGAAGAAGGGCGCTGAACCCAGTGATATCTCGTTCGCGCTCAGCTTAGTCGCTACTGAGCTGGGTTTGAAGGTGACCGAGGGGAGCATATCAGTTTTCCCTGTGGTGATGACCGGGATCACCCATGCCGTGGCTAACGCAATGGAGGAGTCCGCGGATAGCTGCGAGGCCGAAGATGCCGATGTTCCCGTCGGCGCTACTGTGCATTGAAGCTAACCCTGGGCTTTTATCCAAATAATGGGATTACTAAGGAGAGTTAAATGACTAACGGACCAGTACTTTCAAAAACCCGATTCATGGCCGGCCACCAGTGTCCGCTGCAGCTGTGGTTCAAAGTGAACGAGAAGAACGCGCCTGAACTCGAGATCGACGAAGTCGCTCGGGTACGAATGGACAGTGGTACGCGGGTGGGTAATGTCGCCAGAAACTACTATCCAGGCGGGCTGCTTATTGAAGGCGAGCGATACGAGTACGAAAAGAAGTGTGCATTGACTCAGGAAGCGATAGACGCGGGCACCACCGTGATCTACGAGGCTGCCTTCGAGCATGAGAACACCTTTGTTGCCATCGACATACTAGAGCTTGAGGCAGATGGGTGGGTAATTCGAGAAGTGAAGTCCTCGACGGGAGTCAAAGACGAGCATATCCCGGATATTGCTGTTCAGCTGATGACTGCCAGAGCAGCAGGTTTGCAGGTTGGGCGCGCGGAGGTGGTATTCCTGAACAGGGATTGCAAATACCCCGACCTGTCGAATTTGTTTGCCACGGAAGACGTCACGACTAGGGTGGAGGAATTGCTGGCTGACTTGGCAGTGCTGGAGCGGAGGCTTCAATTGGTCATGATTCAGGAGAAGCCGGAAATCGAGCCCGGGGGTCACTGTGATACTCCGCGAGACTGTCCCTTCAAAGCACGTTGTGTCCCGGAACTGCCTGAGCACCACGTCAGTACCCTTTACCGATTGGGCAAGGAAAAGGCGCGCAGCCTGGTAGCTCAAGGAGTTCACACGGTTGACCAGATTGGGGCTGAGGTGAAACTCAGCGCCACGGCGGCGAGACAGGTCGATTCAGTCCGTACGGATCAGATTGTCATAGAGCAGGGCCTGAGGGGTGAATTGAACACTTTGTCCTTCCCAGCTGCGTTTCTGGATTTCGAGACCGTGTCCATGGCCATACCTGAGTGGGATGGGTGTAGCCCGTATACCCAGGTCCCTGTCCAGTTCAGCTGCCACGTGATGGCCGCTGACGGGTCGATAGAGCACTACGAGTGGCTTGCTGAACCCGGAGGCGACCCAAGGTCAGCTTTGGCTGAGGCGCTTGTGAACGCCTGTGAAGGCGCGGCATCAGTTGTTGCCTACAACGCAGGATTTGAGCGTTCCTGTATTAAGGGACTGGTTAATGTTCGCCCTGAGCTGGAGAGTGAACTCCTCTCTATTGCAGGCAAGTTGGTTGATCTTCTCCCGATCGTGAGAAACAACGTCTACCACCCCCAATTTCATGGGAGTTTCAGCATTAAGTCTGTACTGCCTGCGTTGGTTCCTGGCGCTGGATACGCAGAATTGGAGGTTGCCTCAGGAGACGTGGCTGCGCTCAAGTTGGAGCAAATGATGCGGGGAGATCTCGAGGGCAGTACCGAGGAGCTCAGGGAGGCACTGTTGAAGTACTGTGAGATGGATACATACGCCATGGTAGAGCTCTACCACAGGCTTCTAGAGGTTGCTGACCAGGCCGCGGCCTGATCAGAAAACGAACTACCCCAGCGTAGGTGGGGCCAATAACCTGCGCTGCCGTGCCACGCCCTTGGTTGGCCCTGGTTAGGGTGTTGAGGGGCGATAGTATTGTGACGATGCTTCTGATGAAGGTGGTGAAGGGTGCTGTGATTATGGCTGGTAGGTTCCAGTCAGAAAGCCAATCGGCGTGCAGCACTATAAGCCCCGGGATTCATGGTGAGCGGTTGACGGCCGGGAAAGACCGGCAATTAACCTATGTCTTCCTGTCGTAGGTAGGTGCCTCATATTCGCTGTAGTCAATTGTCTCCGATGCCCATGCCTCGCTTGTGACATTATTTCGCTCCTGGATGGTCATGCCAAACACCTCCTGGTGAACCATGTCCATCAGTGTCTCCATTTCTTGACCGCTTGCGATTCCAATAAAGGTCCCGGCTTGGATGAACCCCTCAAGGCGATGCCTCTGCTGAGGAGAAGCCTTGTATCCATCTTTTGACGCCTTGAAAAGTTTCCTCAAGCGACTTTCTACCTCGTCAAGATATTCGGTTCGATCGCGCATATATTAACTCCCGATGCTTCGCTGTCATTGGGCTGATGTCCATAGGATGATCGCTTTTCAGCAAGAGAAAACGTCCATGTTTTCTCTAAGTCTGCAGTGTTTCAGGTCATGTGGGATTCTAGAAAATGTTTGAATCTATGAATCTTCGACTCATCTGTAAACAGAGTGAAGGTCGCAACGTCTGTATCGACTCTCATGTACTGCGTTCCTTCATTGTGATAGATGAGTAGTTTGTCCAAATCAACTCTTATTTGGAGCCCTATATCAGCCCCCGCATGAAAGGTGAGATACGGTGTTCTCACGGGGTTAAGTGACATAACGGCGAATATTCCTCGGTCACCAAAGCAAAATACAACTTCTTCTGTAACCATCAGAGCCTCCCATGTCGGATAATGTTGGTGATTGAGTCTTCCATGCGCTCGTGAGAATACTCGCCGGCAAAGCAGGTCTTCGCACCGCTTTCCTTGTCGTAGAATGTGACGGTAGCGATTCTCACTGTTTCCCCGCTTAACTTGGGGAGTTCCTGTACCGTGATCTCACATCGATCGTCGAAACTGGACCAATCTGGTACTTCCTGTGCTCTGGTATCCATAGTGCTGTCCTCATCATATTCATCAAAGTCGCGGCCTAGCGGCCATGTATGGCTTTTTTTAGGAGGAGGACCTCTCGGGCTTTGGCAGAGATTGGTTCTGGCAGGCTGATTAGCCGTGCCCGGCTGGTTGCATAACCTGCCAGCTACCAAAGTCGTGTGGTAATTTGTGTGGTGCCTGGTCGCTGAGTGACGCCGAGTGTCGCTATCGTGATTGCTAAGTGTCTGATTTATAGAGACATTCGGCGACAGTGAGCAACCTATCGAGGGTTCGAATCCCTCGCTCTCCGCCATCTAAACAAAAAGGGCACCCCACCGGGGTGCCCTTTTTGTTTAGATGGCGGAGAGCGAGGACTTGGTTCGCCCCCTCCGTTCGAAAAACTTCTCCCACGGAGAAGTTTAGACGCCGAAGGCGCCCCGCAGGGGTCAGAGCGCGCCAAAGCGCGCTCTGATCAATCCCTCGCTCAGTAGCTCTCTCCAAACTCCGTTGGGTGCCCTTTTTTGTTTAGCATAAACCCAAAACGGGACCCAGAGGGTTCCGTTTGTTGTTTTACTGCGTGAGTGGCTGGTTGAGGCCGCCATGTGTCTTTGTTCACATCACCTCCTTGCCCTCAGGCGATTGCGTTAACGTAGTCGTACTTTGCGACCGACATGTTCAGTACATCGCAGATCCGCTGTTTGGATGTACCCATGTAGCGCAGCTGTTTAAAGGTGGAGACATTCAGGTTCAGCAGTGTCCCGGTGAGATTGGAATCGGAATCAGCAGGGCCCGATCGAATACATTCTGGGGGCGGAGGTCGGTGGTCGGGCGTTCGATATTCATGGTCATCATCCATTCGGGTTTGTTGTTACAGAGAGTTTGGTGTGCAGGTAAAGCGTGTTTAGTAAGCGCCGCGTGCAGTCAGGACAGCAGGCACGGTGCGAAACAGAATTTCCAGGTCCAGCAGCACAGACCGCTGCTTGGCGTAGTCGATGTCCAGGGCAACTTGGCGATCGAAGGGCAGGTCGGAGCGGCCGGAGATCTGCCACAGGCAGGTGATGCCGGGCTTAACCTGCAGACGGCCACATTCGTAAGGGGTGTACCGGGCGACTTCGCTGGGAATGGCTGGGCGGGGGCCTACCAGTGACATATCACCGCGCAGTACGTTCCACAGCTGGGGCAGCTCATCGATAGAGGCTTTGCGGATAAAACGGCCGACGCGGGTAATACGCGGGTCACGCTTCATCTTGAACAGTACGCCGCCGTCCATTTCGTTCTGTGCTTCCAGTTCGGCTTTGCGCTGCTCGGCATCGATGTACATGGAGCGCAGCTTCCAGCAGCGAAACTCGCGCTTGCCTTCACCCACGCGTACCTGGGAGAAGAACGCGGGGCCGGCAGAATCGAGGCGAATCCACAGGGCCACCAGTGCAATCACAGGAGCGAGGACCAGCAGGGCGCAGACAGCGCCGACGATATCGATCGCGCGTTTGCAGACCAGGTAGCCAGTCTCGTTGCGCTCAGGGCGTCGGGTAACGATGGAATCGATGGCGCCAGTGCCGGCTAGTGTGGTGTTGATGATAGTGAACCGGGCCATGGTGTATCTCCTGAGCATTTCGCGCGTCGTGGGACACCAAC
This window harbors:
- a CDS encoding UvrD-helicase domain-containing protein, which codes for MNELTSLGVDQQLLIDEGERELEVLERLLKEIENQRQLVRSVDVRDAVFNLTENMDLKVNPQAKLNVLDELRTSAYGKVVHVEDEDGKSRVYRIAQANGSVIKNKDGRELMVVNRLAPVAGILAPAEIGDEVELPVVGTCHVTATDLLERYDRGHLDDFISLIYSTESDPDTAFILKHVRASVDKWNSRLLDDAVLDESTGTDGEEVFTGDSRASLGSSFYTRTTTKQEELIRRPRRGLLIVEGIAGSGKTSVALGRVKALYQASEFSETEDEYDAFFNDKSQMVGFVLHKQLINYLEQTLVDLNLSQMKVREFKELQNELLRKRGGVLSLKMPGNADGRYSRIKAEELPFEQSMAWLRLVEKEVVNIFMERIETKLTGQTEWIRGLGITDLRIDRLKINHRELLEKAWEIATESFLVWKRQLLTRGTRTFYAEGFVRRIKTVYERFYDLVSEDARWYYYDSGWHLRSKRDDEIEIPFQPFNGRQFPKRGSDWLKTFRDRVRTQFRQCLYMDSTVEHMPRLSDWYGEAIGNLLASDLPENFELNGIVERVNGSKLSDADLNILLAITNMLSSGYEYSEQDQKRIAAYLSSPHYYSTVFIDEVQDFSEIEVYLMGEASHPDRKAVTVVGDFKQQLYEGKVSDLSDCFPSAAENELEVQELLDNKRQCENLANHSAYFRATISRLEAPSDTPEPIYGDELTDETISEGELRTQILERIVSTPVGQSIAVICPTNELAKELESGLRDDIQANFRESQYSEDNRDLNKPLYVHFTVPKPTKGLEFDVVIAPCFDHYDLDVDLEAHAAYVAVTRPKSALHILRGQ
- a CDS encoding DUF2130 domain-containing protein, with the translated sequence MSQRIVINPNDPVTCPDCSHEFPLVQGISHHLIERYEEEYDQKLCEEREVLEARALRKAERQLATRFDEQLGELSEKLEEAEADREKVKGKLIKEREKAVLEAKQEAQDALDELQTQLSEKDEKLEEFRKGELALRKAKQALDDDKRNLELNLQRQLEEQQQALRSELGNEFQLREAELRKKIDDAHQANEDLKRKLEQGSQQLQGEVLELELEDVLSQSFPIDSIDSVSKGVRGADVIQTVNLRSGASAGKIVWETKRAENWSNKWIPKLKDDQQSVGGEIGVLVSTAYPANVDEPFTQIDGIWLVRPEFAKPLADALRAILIEAFRQKTASSGKNEKIEALYDYVCSAQFAQKVRAVLDAYAAMRDDLEREKAAMQRLWKKREGQLERITVNVVGICGELQGLSTASLPHLDEIAPIEVA
- a CDS encoding DUF2779 domain-containing protein; the protein is MTNGPVLSKTRFMAGHQCPLQLWFKVNEKNAPELEIDEVARVRMDSGTRVGNVARNYYPGGLLIEGERYEYEKKCALTQEAIDAGTTVIYEAAFEHENTFVAIDILELEADGWVIREVKSSTGVKDEHIPDIAVQLMTARAAGLQVGRAEVVFLNRDCKYPDLSNLFATEDVTTRVEELLADLAVLERRLQLVMIQEKPEIEPGGHCDTPRDCPFKARCVPELPEHHVSTLYRLGKEKARSLVAQGVHTVDQIGAEVKLSATAARQVDSVRTDQIVIEQGLRGELNTLSFPAAFLDFETVSMAIPEWDGCSPYTQVPVQFSCHVMAADGSIEHYEWLAEPGGDPRSALAEALVNACEGAASVVAYNAGFERSCIKGLVNVRPELESELLSIAGKLVDLLPIVRNNVYHPQFHGSFSIKSVLPALVPGAGYAELEVASGDVAALKLEQMMRGDLEGSTEELREALLKYCEMDTYAMVELYHRLLEVADQAAA
- a CDS encoding sugar transferase; this translates as MARFTIINTTLAGTGAIDSIVTRRPERNETGYLVCKRAIDIVGAVCALLVLAPVIALVALWIRLDSAGPAFFSQVRVGEGKREFRCWKLRSMYIDAEQRKAELEAQNEMDGGVLFKMKRDPRITRVGRFIRKASIDELPQLWNVLRGDMSLVGPRPAIPSEVARYTPYECGRLQVKPGITCLWQISGRSDLPFDRQVALDIDYAKQRSVLLDLEILFRTVPAVLTARGAY